From one Pseudomonas sp. MYb118 genomic stretch:
- a CDS encoding transglycosylase SLT domain-containing protein, protein MSSSIRKSINSNALTRLAQAIAVAVSATLAGCSSHVPQTEATHTPNIAARAKQKPIWLSEKPSPQIPQDVWERMRQGFQLQEGIGVNPRIEQQRLWFASNPSFLENAGERGSLYIHYIVERLEERNMPLELALLPVIESAYNPMAYSRADAVGLWQFIPSTGRYFNLRQTRFYDGRRDITASTTAAMDYLTRLHDMFNGDWLLALAAYNAGEGTVSRAIERNEKLGLPTDYWNLPLPAETQAYVPKLLALSQVVLAPEAYGVNLNPIANEPYFQVVEINQRMDLSKVAAVANIDEDELFQLNPAFKQRTTIDGPQHLLVPTSKAQLLTTSLSTMRPDELISKRPLKPVFEGANSPAVASAKRSYKVKRGDNLGTIAKANKVDVKDLQRWNKLTGQNLKVGQTLVMQDNSKRSSGRVDTVVAANAKTSAKTKGKKEQTQYKVQQGDSLYIVAKRFNVEMQHLKRWNPRVGKALKPGQMLTVASPH, encoded by the coding sequence ATGTCGTCATCTATTCGTAAGTCCATCAATTCGAACGCACTGACCCGCCTGGCACAAGCCATCGCGGTGGCTGTGTCCGCCACCCTGGCGGGCTGTTCCAGCCATGTGCCACAGACTGAAGCGACTCACACGCCGAACATTGCCGCGCGGGCCAAACAGAAGCCTATCTGGCTCAGCGAAAAGCCGAGCCCGCAGATTCCCCAGGACGTCTGGGAGCGCATGCGCCAGGGTTTCCAGTTGCAGGAAGGCATTGGCGTCAACCCGCGTATCGAGCAACAGCGCCTGTGGTTCGCCAGTAACCCGTCCTTCCTGGAAAACGCCGGCGAACGCGGCAGCCTCTACATTCATTACATCGTCGAGCGCCTCGAAGAACGCAACATGCCGCTGGAACTGGCTCTGCTGCCAGTGATTGAAAGTGCCTACAACCCGATGGCCTATTCCCGGGCCGATGCGGTTGGCCTGTGGCAGTTCATCCCGTCCACCGGGCGTTACTTCAACCTGCGCCAGACCCGTTTCTATGATGGCCGTCGCGATATCACCGCCTCGACCACCGCGGCCATGGATTACCTGACCCGCCTGCACGACATGTTCAACGGCGACTGGCTGCTGGCCCTGGCGGCCTACAACGCCGGCGAAGGCACGGTCAGCCGCGCCATCGAGCGCAATGAAAAGCTCGGCCTGCCGACCGATTACTGGAACCTGCCGCTGCCCGCCGAAACCCAGGCCTATGTGCCCAAGCTGCTGGCACTGTCGCAGGTAGTACTGGCCCCCGAGGCCTACGGCGTGAACCTCAACCCGATCGCCAACGAACCGTACTTCCAGGTCGTCGAAATCAACCAGCGCATGGACCTGTCCAAGGTCGCCGCGGTGGCCAACATCGACGAAGACGAACTGTTCCAGCTCAACCCGGCCTTCAAGCAGCGCACCACCATCGACGGTCCCCAGCACCTGCTGGTGCCGACGTCCAAGGCGCAACTGCTGACCACCAGCCTGTCGACCATGCGCCCTGACGAGTTGATCAGCAAGCGTCCGCTCAAGCCAGTGTTCGAAGGGGCCAACAGCCCGGCAGTGGCCAGCGCCAAGCGCAGCTACAAGGTCAAGCGCGGCGACAACCTGGGCACCATCGCCAAGGCGAACAAGGTTGACGTCAAGGACCTGCAACGCTGGAACAAGCTGACCGGCCAGAACCTCAAGGTGGGCCAGACCCTGGTGATGCAGGACAACAGCAAGCGCAGCAGCGGACGCGTCGACACCGTGGTCGCGGCCAATGCCAAGACCAGCGCCAAGACCAAGGGCAAGAAGGAACAGACCCAGTACAAGGTCCAGCAAGGCGATTCGCTGTACATTGTCGCCAAGCGCTTCAACGTCGAGATGCAACACCTCAAGCGCTGGAATCCACGCGTGGGCAAGGCCCTCAAGCCTGGGCAGATGCTCACGGTCGCCTCGCCGCATTGA
- the gloB gene encoding hydroxyacylglutathione hydrolase, which yields MIQITALPAFTDNYIWLLQDPDTRHCAVVDPGDAAPVQAWLAANPGWVLTDILITHHHHDHVGGVEQLKKATDAKVYGPASEKIPARDVGLKDNDRINVLGWDFDVYAVPGHTLGHIAFYHEGVLFCGDTLFAAGCGRLFEGTPEQMHTSLSRLAALPEQTRVYCTHEYTLSNLRFAVAVEPGNRHTAERLAEVMEKRQAGVITLPSTLALEKQTNPFLRVGETSVKDKVDERNGPQDRAPSAVFAALRAWKDTF from the coding sequence ATGATACAGATCACAGCCCTGCCCGCCTTCACAGACAACTACATCTGGTTGTTACAAGATCCCGACACCCGTCACTGCGCCGTGGTCGATCCGGGCGACGCCGCGCCGGTGCAAGCCTGGCTGGCCGCGAATCCGGGCTGGGTGCTCACGGACATTCTGATCACTCATCATCATCACGACCACGTCGGCGGCGTGGAGCAACTGAAAAAAGCGACGGACGCGAAGGTCTACGGACCGGCCAGCGAAAAGATCCCGGCACGGGACGTCGGCCTCAAGGATAACGACCGCATCAACGTGCTGGGTTGGGACTTCGACGTCTACGCGGTTCCCGGCCACACCCTGGGCCATATCGCCTTCTATCATGAGGGCGTGCTGTTCTGTGGCGACACCCTGTTCGCCGCCGGCTGCGGACGCCTGTTCGAAGGCACGCCCGAGCAGATGCACACTTCCTTGAGTCGCCTCGCGGCGCTGCCGGAGCAGACGCGGGTGTATTGCACCCACGAATACACCCTGAGCAACCTGCGCTTTGCCGTTGCCGTGGAACCTGGCAACCGGCACACCGCCGAGCGCCTGGCCGAGGTCATGGAGAAACGCCAGGCCGGGGTCATCACCCTGCCCTCGACACTGGCCCTGGAAAAGCAGACCAACCCCTTCCTGAGGGTCGGTGAAACATCCGTTAAAGATAAAGTGGACGAACGGAACGGCCCTCAAGACCGGGCTCCCAGCGCGGTTTTTGCCGCTTTGAGGGCGTGGAAAGACACCTTCTGA